The following are from one region of the Stigmatella ashevillena genome:
- a CDS encoding MATE family efflux transporter codes for MGTLLRFALPATAVTFLSGLFLAVDTFFIARLGTVELAGATLIFPVFMIILTSLGGGIGIGISAIISKRMGRGGLQEAQSCVGSCLGLGLLVPVCFAGVHLLWGERLLRMASPDAAVVKAALDFAEPIFLGAPILGLSLTLSNLLRSERNLIIPAVMTLGGGAVNALLDPLLMFGMGPLPALGMRGAGYATVLGFAVSSLIGLRVMMGHSRLSLLPGHLTWSPGDMWEIIRIALPTILTSLVNNVAYMLLALFWAHFGTAAVAGYGLASRFEYVLILTLYGLGSAVVTFGGELLGASQPQGLLRVARSAGMLAAAVGALGALALISFPEAWFILFQAEPAVVEAGGAYFRVVALAYPFYALGLVYNYGYQTLARAEWGLLLGIGRVGLIALPGIALTLWSDGSSQSAALAIALSFIAYGLTSSGLFPLALRSWDTTVMVPAPGQPS; via the coding sequence ATGGGAACGCTGCTGCGTTTTGCGCTCCCAGCCACAGCCGTGACGTTCTTGTCTGGGCTGTTCCTCGCCGTGGATACTTTCTTTATCGCCCGATTGGGAACGGTGGAGCTGGCCGGCGCAACGCTCATCTTTCCCGTCTTCATGATCATCCTGACCTCCCTCGGGGGAGGCATTGGCATTGGCATCTCCGCAATCATCTCGAAACGGATGGGAAGAGGCGGCCTCCAGGAGGCGCAGTCGTGTGTGGGAAGCTGTCTCGGGTTGGGTCTGCTCGTGCCGGTGTGCTTCGCAGGGGTCCATCTCCTATGGGGTGAGCGCTTGCTGCGCATGGCGAGCCCGGATGCCGCGGTGGTGAAGGCCGCCCTGGATTTCGCCGAGCCCATCTTCTTGGGCGCCCCCATCTTGGGTCTGTCCCTCACCCTCTCCAACCTCCTGCGTTCCGAGCGCAACCTCATCATCCCCGCAGTGATGACACTGGGGGGAGGCGCGGTGAATGCCTTGCTAGATCCGCTTCTGATGTTTGGAATGGGGCCTCTGCCCGCGCTCGGCATGCGCGGCGCGGGGTATGCCACGGTCCTGGGATTCGCGGTGTCGAGTCTGATCGGTCTCCGGGTGATGATGGGCCATTCCCGCCTCTCCCTCCTCCCGGGGCATCTCACCTGGAGCCCCGGCGACATGTGGGAGATCATCCGCATCGCCTTGCCGACCATCCTCACGTCACTGGTCAACAACGTCGCCTACATGCTCCTGGCACTCTTCTGGGCTCACTTCGGCACTGCGGCGGTCGCGGGCTATGGATTGGCCAGCCGATTCGAGTACGTGCTCATCCTCACGCTCTATGGCTTGGGCAGTGCAGTGGTCACATTCGGAGGAGAGCTATTGGGTGCGAGCCAGCCTCAGGGACTGCTCCGGGTGGCTCGCTCCGCGGGAATGCTCGCCGCCGCCGTCGGTGCGCTGGGCGCGCTGGCGCTCATCTCTTTTCCCGAAGCGTGGTTTATCCTTTTCCAAGCGGAGCCAGCCGTGGTGGAGGCAGGCGGGGCCTATTTCCGGGTCGTCGCCCTGGCCTATCCCTTCTACGCGCTGGGGCTCGTGTACAACTATGGCTATCAGACTCTGGCCCGAGCGGAGTGGGGATTGCTCCTCGGGATTGGACGGGTAGGCCTGATCGCGCTGCCAGGAATCGCACTGACCCTCTGGTCAGACGGCTCTTCCCAATCCGCCGCCCTGGCGATCGCCCTTTCCTTCATCGCTTACGGACTCACATCGTCCGGATTGTTTCCCCTCGCGCTCCGGTCCTGGGACACCACCGTGATGGTGCCCGCCCCCGGGCAACCTTCCTGA
- a CDS encoding CapA family protein, translating into MPSPYPWHYTLRWPLYFYRPSIWNRTRIGTRPLEHSFFPHEDDAPLRLLFLGDIMSLHGDRISRLDPALTKLLSEADLVIGNCEAPVMRRPLSPVSRNGFVFNMSHEYLRGIVEQFEVKPGRLMLSVANNHTFDQGEAGYVSTQECFAELGIQPLGLWNGGTSPISRVEVRGMAVGVAAWTQWMNIEPERADPGVWRQSHVKDLDAEELKRRHALDLVVAFPHWEYEFQHFPHPSTREFARHLNARQFKLIVGCHPHVVQPMEWFDGGLCAYSIGNFCGLGVAWSVKLVSLLEVRVGTQGEFRGKVVGYRLHPFIQYHEGERISLLPLDKTPAVQRSAWEQRLGLVYAPPQQRSQAA; encoded by the coding sequence ATGCCCTCTCCCTACCCTTGGCATTACACCCTCCGCTGGCCGCTCTACTTTTATCGTCCTTCCATCTGGAACAGGACCCGGATCGGCACGCGTCCACTGGAGCACTCCTTCTTCCCCCACGAGGACGACGCGCCCCTGAGGCTGCTCTTCCTCGGTGACATCATGTCTCTGCATGGGGATCGGATCTCCCGCCTGGACCCTGCCCTCACGAAACTGCTGTCAGAAGCGGATCTGGTGATTGGCAATTGCGAAGCCCCCGTGATGCGCCGACCGCTCAGCCCGGTCTCCCGCAATGGCTTCGTGTTTAACATGTCGCACGAGTATCTCCGCGGAATCGTCGAGCAGTTCGAGGTGAAGCCCGGACGGCTCATGTTGTCCGTGGCCAATAACCACACCTTCGATCAAGGCGAGGCGGGCTACGTCTCCACCCAGGAGTGCTTCGCGGAGCTGGGCATCCAGCCCCTGGGGTTGTGGAACGGCGGCACCTCCCCCATCTCACGCGTGGAGGTCCGGGGAATGGCGGTGGGCGTGGCGGCCTGGACCCAGTGGATGAACATCGAGCCTGAACGGGCCGATCCGGGCGTCTGGCGGCAGTCTCATGTGAAGGACCTGGACGCGGAGGAACTCAAGCGTCGGCATGCCCTGGATCTGGTGGTGGCTTTTCCCCATTGGGAATATGAGTTCCAACACTTTCCGCACCCCTCGACCCGAGAGTTCGCGCGACATCTGAACGCCCGCCAGTTCAAGCTGATCGTGGGCTGTCACCCCCACGTGGTCCAGCCCATGGAGTGGTTCGACGGCGGCCTGTGCGCCTACAGCATTGGCAATTTTTGCGGCCTGGGGGTCGCCTGGTCGGTGAAACTCGTCTCATTGCTCGAGGTGAGGGTAGGAACTCAAGGCGAGTTCCGGGGCAAGGTCGTCGGCTACCGGCTGCACCCCTTCATCCAGTATCACGAGGGGGAGCGCATCTCACTTCTCCCCCTGGACAAGACTCCCGCCGTCCAACGCTCCGCCTGGGAGCAACGGCTCGGATTGGTCTACGCGCCGCCACAACAACGCAGCCAGGCGGCCTGA
- a CDS encoding NUDIX hydrolase: protein MNRAAVALVLMLSTSPEAAPPSPWTEQHSREILEKTQTIRLDTDLSPLAPGERAALSKLLEVGKIFQDIYEESRHPRALALRKQIESQQTPLAEQQRTLYRLFQGPIANTLQNERLPFLPTDPVVPGKNVYPWGITKAQVQAVLEKHPGLQASLLAPRTLVRRADATSLRQDLGTLERYPVISGLHPGLSEKLRALAKKPDSALLYAIPYSVAYAPQMTKAHGLLWEAANAVEGDDAEFAGYLRNRARDLLSDDYESGDASWVRGRFRRLNAQIGSYEVYDDELFGAKTFYSLSVLIRDDAATAKLEKGLQGLQALEDSLPYEPHKTVSSDIPVGVYNVVADFAQARSINTASILPNDPLHARRYGRTILLRSNVMTHPNLFSNGRTLWEAVVAEPFRAHLGPSGGFNRTLWHEVGHYLGVDQDVKGRSVNSDALEENSSALEEMKSDLVSLYIGKQLRERGFYDDTTLRELYASGILRVLQVVRPRRDQPYQTMQLMQLNYFLDQGLLELRPDGLHIHYEKYPEVIGKLLREVLAIQRAGDKPASDRFIDQYTRWEETVHGALAARMRAQQKYRYTLVRYSALGE, encoded by the coding sequence ATGAACCGCGCAGCCGTCGCCCTGGTGCTCATGCTCTCCACCTCTCCCGAGGCCGCTCCACCGTCCCCCTGGACCGAACAACACTCCCGCGAGATCCTGGAAAAGACGCAGACGATCCGGCTGGACACGGATCTGTCCCCGCTCGCGCCGGGCGAGCGTGCCGCGCTCTCCAAGCTCCTGGAAGTGGGCAAGATTTTCCAGGATATCTATGAAGAATCCCGGCATCCCAGGGCCCTGGCACTCCGCAAACAGATCGAATCCCAGCAGACACCGCTCGCCGAGCAGCAGCGGACGCTCTACCGCCTCTTCCAGGGCCCCATCGCCAATACGCTCCAGAACGAGCGGCTGCCCTTCCTGCCCACGGACCCTGTCGTTCCCGGAAAGAACGTCTACCCCTGGGGCATCACCAAGGCGCAAGTCCAGGCCGTCCTGGAGAAGCATCCCGGCCTCCAGGCCTCGCTGCTGGCCCCCCGGACCCTCGTCCGCCGGGCGGATGCCACCTCCCTGCGGCAAGACCTGGGCACCCTGGAGCGCTACCCGGTCATCTCGGGGCTCCACCCAGGCCTGAGCGAGAAGCTTCGCGCCCTGGCCAAGAAGCCGGACTCGGCCCTGCTCTACGCCATCCCCTACTCCGTCGCCTACGCACCGCAGATGACCAAGGCCCACGGGCTGCTCTGGGAGGCCGCCAATGCCGTGGAGGGTGACGACGCCGAGTTCGCGGGCTACCTCCGAAACCGCGCCCGGGACCTGCTCTCCGATGACTATGAATCAGGGGACGCATCCTGGGTCCGAGGCCGGTTCCGGCGGCTCAACGCACAGATAGGCTCGTACGAGGTCTACGACGACGAGCTTTTCGGCGCGAAGACGTTCTATTCCCTGAGCGTGCTGATCCGGGACGATGCCGCGACGGCCAAGTTGGAGAAGGGGCTCCAAGGGCTCCAGGCCCTCGAGGACAGCCTGCCCTACGAGCCGCACAAGACGGTCAGCTCGGACATCCCCGTGGGGGTCTACAACGTCGTCGCCGACTTCGCTCAGGCGCGCAGCATCAACACGGCCTCCATCCTTCCCAATGACCCGCTGCATGCCCGCCGCTACGGCCGGACCATCCTGCTGCGCTCGAACGTCATGACCCACCCGAACCTGTTCTCGAACGGGCGGACCCTGTGGGAGGCGGTGGTGGCGGAGCCCTTCCGCGCCCACCTGGGCCCCAGCGGCGGCTTCAACCGCACGCTCTGGCACGAGGTGGGCCACTACCTGGGCGTAGACCAGGATGTGAAGGGCCGCTCGGTCAACAGTGATGCCCTGGAGGAGAACTCGAGCGCCTTGGAGGAGATGAAGTCGGACCTCGTCTCGCTGTACATCGGCAAGCAACTCCGCGAGCGCGGCTTCTATGACGACACCACGCTGCGGGAGCTGTACGCCAGCGGCATCCTGCGCGTGTTGCAGGTCGTCCGCCCCCGGCGGGATCAGCCCTACCAGACCATGCAGCTCATGCAGCTGAACTACTTCCTCGATCAGGGGCTGCTGGAGCTTCGTCCGGACGGACTTCACATCCATTATGAGAAGTACCCCGAAGTCATCGGCAAGCTCCTGCGCGAGGTGCTGGCCATTCAGCGGGCGGGAGACAAGCCCGCCTCGGACCGCTTCATCGACCAGTACACACGCTGGGAGGAGACGGTCCACGGCGCCCTGGCGGCCCGGATGCGCGCCCAGCAAAAATACCGATACACCCTCGTGCGCTACTCCGCACTCGGCGAGTAG
- a CDS encoding TauD/TfdA family dioxygenase, whose product MLFKGFGIADAPTFERAAKHIDPELKDDYLGTSPRNRVSGHVFSASELPPHFPIMQHCEMSFLPRAPRKLFFWCKIAPETGGETPICDFAAVYDSLDPGIRREFEEKGVTTLRNYSGPGQKGNSVKQLKPWPDMFLTTDKDRVNAICREHELEAHWLPGDALRLINTRPAVKVHPRHGRKVWYNHTQVFHSASAQLEYSHIASHQKTLRSHGLKLFLKLNDLWESASQKPEERAMHVTFGNGEEIPKTYVSHLMDVIWKHLYITPWQAGDMIAIDNDRTAHGRLPYTGSREVNVCWAAE is encoded by the coding sequence GTGCTGTTCAAGGGCTTTGGCATTGCGGATGCCCCGACGTTTGAACGGGCCGCGAAGCACATCGACCCCGAATTGAAAGACGATTACCTGGGGACCTCTCCCCGGAACAGGGTGAGCGGTCACGTCTTCTCAGCCAGCGAACTGCCCCCCCATTTTCCCATCATGCAGCATTGCGAGATGAGCTTTCTGCCACGCGCGCCCCGCAAGCTGTTCTTCTGGTGCAAGATCGCCCCTGAGACAGGCGGAGAAACACCCATCTGCGATTTCGCGGCCGTTTACGACAGCCTGGATCCCGGCATCCGCCGTGAGTTCGAAGAGAAAGGCGTCACCACCCTCCGCAACTACTCAGGACCAGGCCAGAAGGGCAACAGTGTCAAACAACTCAAGCCCTGGCCCGACATGTTCCTGACCACGGACAAAGACCGGGTCAACGCCATCTGCCGCGAGCACGAGTTGGAAGCCCACTGGCTGCCGGGAGACGCCTTGCGGCTCATCAACACCCGGCCGGCCGTCAAAGTCCATCCCCGCCATGGCAGAAAGGTCTGGTACAACCATACCCAGGTCTTCCATTCAGCCTCCGCCCAACTGGAATACAGCCACATCGCCTCTCACCAGAAAACGCTGCGCAGCCACGGCCTGAAGCTGTTCTTGAAGCTGAATGACCTCTGGGAATCAGCCTCTCAAAAGCCTGAAGAACGTGCCATGCACGTGACCTTCGGAAATGGAGAGGAGATCCCAAAGACCTACGTGTCCCATTTGATGGATGTCATTTGGAAGCACCTGTACATCACTCCCTGGCAAGCGGGCGACATGATCGCCATCGACAATGACCGCACCGCCCACGGGCGCTTGCCTTACACGGGCTCCCGGGAAGTAAACGTGTGCTGGGCCGCGGAGTGA